The Leptospirales bacterium genome has a segment encoding these proteins:
- a CDS encoding adenylate/guanylate cyclase domain-containing protein, whose translation MKSGLSAADDLLLQEGLRGERIISLIRAAIWSLVLIEGLVVSFMPVLNVPRSQIHYYWMIWGFSIFGALDVFLLGHRQINRLSFQLLRYGVITLDFASIGLLVYYSMLPYIDKDYAAGSTPLFFLAAASVLLAAGALRYSWRAAVYSGVCAITSYIVIFYQLWPDRRYFFFNNDYNWANAALLWALIVLTGLVTYLSAAFRSLILKTRRQDELQRFLPDMVVKQVLRGERHVQMAGERKRVTILFSDIRGFSSMAENSRPEEVIEFLNSYFSDMVEVVFGCRGSLDKIVGDGLMAVFGAPISTGADADDAVRCALNMLERLEEFNRRRQAQSLPPVRIGIGVHSGEVVIGNVGAERRMDFTAIGDTVNLASRLEALTKEYNTPLLVSGETKRSLRGDFSLVSLGDVTVRGRSAPTEIFSLQAA comes from the coding sequence ATGAAATCCGGGCTGAGCGCTGCCGACGATCTACTGCTCCAGGAGGGCCTGCGCGGCGAGCGCATCATTTCGCTGATTCGCGCCGCGATCTGGAGCCTGGTATTGATTGAGGGATTGGTCGTCTCCTTCATGCCGGTGTTGAATGTGCCCCGTTCCCAGATCCACTACTACTGGATGATCTGGGGCTTCTCCATTTTCGGAGCGCTCGATGTATTCTTGCTAGGACATCGCCAGATCAATCGCCTTTCTTTCCAGTTGTTGCGCTACGGCGTAATTACTTTGGATTTTGCAAGTATTGGTCTTCTGGTCTATTACTCTATGCTGCCTTACATCGACAAAGACTACGCGGCCGGCTCCACGCCGCTCTTTTTTCTGGCCGCCGCCTCGGTGCTGCTGGCGGCCGGCGCCCTGCGCTACAGCTGGCGCGCCGCGGTTTACAGCGGCGTCTGCGCTATAACCTCGTATATTGTTATATTTTACCAACTTTGGCCGGATCGGCGCTATTTCTTCTTCAACAACGACTACAACTGGGCCAACGCCGCTCTGCTCTGGGCGCTCATCGTCCTGACCGGGCTTGTCACCTATCTGTCCGCCGCCTTTCGCTCCCTCATATTGAAAACGCGGCGCCAGGACGAGCTGCAGCGCTTCTTGCCCGATATGGTAGTCAAACAGGTGCTGCGCGGCGAGCGCCACGTCCAGATGGCCGGCGAACGCAAGCGGGTAACGATCCTCTTTTCCGATATTCGCGGCTTCAGTTCGATGGCCGAGAACAGTCGGCCGGAGGAGGTGATCGAGTTTTTGAACTCCTACTTCAGCGACATGGTCGAGGTTGTCTTTGGCTGCCGCGGCAGCCTGGATAAGATCGTTGGCGATGGCTTGATGGCCGTGTTTGGCGCGCCCATTTCGACGGGCGCCGACGCCGACGATGCCGTGCGCTGCGCCTTGAACATGCTGGAGCGCCTGGAGGAATTCAACCGCCGCCGTCAGGCGCAGTCGCTGCCGCCGGTGCGCATAGGCATTGGCGTCCACAGCGGCGAGGTGGTTATCGGCAATGTAGGCGCGGAGCGGCGCATGGACTTTACGGCCATCGGCGACACCGTCAATCTGGCTTCGCGCCTGGAGGCGTTAACCAAAGAGTACAACACGCCGCTGCTGGTGTCCGGAGAGACAAAGCGTTCGCTACGCGGCGATTTCTCACTGGTATCGCTGGGCGACGTCACTGTCCGCGGACGGAGCGCGCCCACCGAAATATTCAGCCTGCAGGCGGCTTGA